In the uncultured Methanobacterium sp. genome, one interval contains:
- the hdrA gene encoding ferredoxin:CoB-CoM heterodisulfide reductase subunit HdrA, producing MNENDFNLNPAKQNLRVGVFLCRCGGNISDNVDMEKLRSSVDATVVEEFENLCSINGRKLIRDSIIDKHLDRVVVAACSPITHEKTFQKYVKPLNPYLMQMANIREQCSWVHSDKGKATDKAISLTVAAIEKAKYSEPIDPLLRRTKKSVAVIGGGISGITTALSLARQGIKTRIIEERSTIGGSMVKIGKVFSPEKLAEECAMCLLNPLVNEAVENKNIKILTKTKLLRAERKAGNFNLIVEKKPGFVKAERCIACGSCAEVCPVEVPNSWNENMTIRKAIYKSFPQAVPDVYTIDEENCIQCGACQETCKMDAIDFSMETEVMPINVGSVIIATGHNRFDLSKRPEYGYERFPDVVSQMELARIMGVNGPTEGQLQRPSNGQVPKRVVMIQCVGSRDDKPDGNPYCSKVCCMVAMKHSNVIKHYYPETEVIICYTDMRTPGMYEKYLRYGQNRGIKLIRGRAGEVTWKNDKLVVRVEESLERSPLEIETDMVVLSEAMEPSEGTKQVGELLDVGLTEDMFIREIHPKIKPVNTDVEGIYVCGTAQGPKDITDSVSQANAAAAKVAELMNGDLEVDPFVATIATSQCNLCNKCIDTCKYKAIYIQEDNMGIDPIACKGCGICLSQCPEEAISISGNADEKLFGIISGVLKGKEKGEHIILTFLDSVGYLAADNMGINKITYPESIRIIKLPSSNRLMTKHILYAFQKGADGIFLGEYPDDLMYPHLKEKVKHLKKVLEENNINPNRLTLHRVYIPYFRGLANKLTLFDQEISSLNQQYQKEDRSAKVLDEPLE from the coding sequence TTGAATGAAAATGATTTTAATTTAAATCCTGCCAAGCAAAATCTGAGGGTGGGTGTTTTCTTGTGCCGCTGCGGGGGTAACATCTCAGATAACGTGGACATGGAAAAACTTCGCTCATCAGTAGATGCCACAGTAGTGGAAGAATTTGAAAACTTGTGCTCTATAAATGGCCGTAAACTCATCAGAGATTCAATTATAGACAAACACCTCGACCGGGTGGTGGTGGCAGCATGTTCACCTATTACCCATGAGAAAACTTTCCAGAAATATGTAAAACCCCTGAACCCCTACCTGATGCAGATGGCCAACATCCGTGAGCAGTGCTCATGGGTACACTCCGACAAAGGCAAAGCCACTGATAAAGCCATTTCATTAACAGTGGCTGCCATTGAAAAGGCCAAATATTCAGAACCAATTGACCCCTTACTGCGCCGTACCAAAAAAAGTGTTGCAGTTATTGGTGGTGGGATCTCTGGAATCACCACTGCCCTTTCACTGGCCAGGCAGGGAATAAAAACCAGGATCATTGAAGAGCGATCCACCATTGGCGGATCCATGGTTAAAATTGGTAAGGTCTTTTCACCTGAAAAACTGGCAGAAGAATGTGCAATGTGCCTTTTAAACCCACTGGTTAACGAGGCTGTGGAAAATAAAAACATCAAAATTCTAACCAAAACCAAACTTCTAAGGGCAGAACGTAAGGCAGGAAACTTCAATTTAATAGTGGAAAAAAAGCCAGGATTTGTAAAGGCTGAACGCTGTATTGCCTGCGGAAGCTGTGCCGAAGTATGTCCAGTGGAAGTACCCAACTCCTGGAATGAGAACATGACCATCCGCAAAGCCATTTACAAATCGTTCCCTCAAGCAGTTCCTGATGTCTACACCATTGATGAAGAGAACTGTATCCAGTGCGGAGCATGCCAGGAAACATGTAAAATGGATGCCATTGATTTTTCCATGGAAACAGAGGTCATGCCAATCAATGTGGGATCAGTAATTATAGCCACTGGTCATAATAGGTTTGATTTATCCAAAAGACCGGAATATGGGTATGAAAGATTCCCAGATGTGGTTTCCCAGATGGAACTGGCCAGGATCATGGGTGTGAATGGTCCCACTGAGGGACAGCTACAAAGACCATCCAATGGCCAGGTTCCAAAGCGAGTGGTGATGATACAGTGTGTTGGTTCCCGTGATGATAAACCAGATGGTAACCCATACTGTTCCAAGGTATGTTGCATGGTGGCCATGAAACATTCCAATGTCATAAAACATTACTACCCTGAGACTGAAGTCATAATCTGTTACACTGATATGAGAACTCCAGGAATGTACGAAAAATACCTCCGCTATGGTCAAAATAGAGGTATTAAATTAATTCGTGGAAGAGCTGGGGAAGTTACCTGGAAAAACGATAAATTAGTGGTAAGGGTGGAAGAAAGCCTCGAACGTAGCCCACTGGAAATCGAAACAGACATGGTAGTTCTATCAGAAGCAATGGAACCTTCAGAAGGAACCAAACAGGTGGGAGAATTACTGGACGTGGGGCTAACCGAAGATATGTTCATCAGAGAGATCCACCCCAAAATAAAACCAGTCAACACCGATGTGGAAGGTATTTACGTTTGTGGAACAGCCCAGGGACCCAAAGATATTACAGACAGTGTTTCTCAAGCTAACGCCGCAGCGGCTAAGGTTGCAGAATTAATGAACGGTGATCTGGAAGTAGATCCCTTCGTAGCAACCATTGCCACATCCCAGTGTAATTTATGCAACAAATGCATAGATACCTGTAAGTACAAGGCCATTTACATCCAGGAAGATAACATGGGCATTGACCCCATTGCCTGTAAGGGATGTGGAATCTGTCTTTCCCAGTGCCCTGAGGAGGCTATCAGCATCAGCGGTAATGCTGATGAAAAGTTATTCGGCATTATTTCGGGTGTTCTTAAAGGAAAAGAAAAGGGTGAACACATAATACTCACCTTCTTAGACAGTGTGGGATACCTGGCAGCCGACAACATGGGGATTAACAAGATAACCTATCCGGAATCCATCCGAATAATCAAACTCCCATCATCAAACCGTTTAATGACAAAACACATCTTATACGCATTCCAAAAGGGTGCTGATGGTATATTTTTAGGGGAATATCCTGATGATCTAATGTATCCCCATTTAAAAGAAAAAGTCAAACACTTAAAAAAAGTCCTGGAAGAGAACAATATAAATCCAAACCGGTTAACCCTCCACCGGGTTTACATACCTTACTTTAGAGGTTTGGCCAATAAATTAACTCTTTTTGATCAGGAAATTAGTTCTTTGAACCAGCAGTATCAGAAGGAAGATCGTAGTGCGAAGGTTCTGGATGAACCTCTTGAATGA
- a CDS encoding ABC transporter substrate-binding protein, giving the protein MNIGYLSTIYHTSFILKSPNNKFLEGIETDLNWTLFPTGPAMMQAFKTGEIDVGYIGLPPVMMGINNGLKLKCVAGGHVEGTVMISRDSFSSFDDLGNVNEVLNQFEGENIGTPARGSIHDVIIRDLIHDRDISIINYPWADFIPGAIRDGEISAGLGTPSLATVASREIDSKLIIPPSKLWPYNPSYGIAVREELIKREPEFVTDFLIAHEAACNFIRNQPCEAAEVAAGQLGNIDVDFVLETSQISPKYCASLPEEYIKSTMDFVPVLKKLGYLEKKIKREDIFDLKFIQEVHPEPSHYDLPSDTAGSKN; this is encoded by the coding sequence TTGAATATTGGGTATCTTTCCACTATCTACCACACCTCATTTATTTTAAAAAGTCCCAATAATAAATTCCTTGAAGGAATAGAAACTGATCTTAACTGGACTCTATTTCCCACAGGCCCGGCAATGATGCAGGCCTTTAAAACTGGTGAAATAGATGTTGGTTATATTGGACTACCTCCAGTAATGATGGGGATAAACAACGGACTAAAACTTAAATGTGTAGCTGGAGGTCATGTGGAAGGTACCGTGATGATTTCTAGAGATTCATTCTCTTCTTTTGATGATTTAGGTAATGTTAATGAAGTATTGAACCAGTTTGAAGGGGAAAATATTGGAACACCTGCTCGTGGTTCCATTCATGATGTTATCATACGGGATCTCATCCATGATCGAGATATATCCATCATTAATTACCCCTGGGCAGATTTTATACCTGGTGCCATTCGTGATGGTGAAATAAGTGCAGGATTAGGCACACCATCACTGGCTACAGTGGCTTCTCGGGAAATTGATTCAAAGCTGATAATTCCACCCAGCAAATTGTGGCCCTACAATCCCAGTTATGGGATCGCAGTTAGGGAAGAACTCATAAAACGTGAACCTGAATTTGTAACTGATTTTTTAATTGCACATGAAGCTGCATGTAATTTCATACGCAACCAGCCCTGTGAGGCTGCAGAAGTAGCTGCTGGCCAGCTGGGAAATATCGATGTGGATTTCGTTCTGGAAACCTCCCAGATTTCTCCCAAGTACTGTGCCAGTCTTCCGGAAGAATACATAAAATCCACTATGGATTTTGTTCCTGTCCTTAAAAAATTAGGGTATCTGGAAAAGAAAATAAAAAGGGAAGATATTTTTGATTTGAAGTTCATTCAAGAGGTTCATCCAGAACCTTCGCACTACGATCTTCCTTCTGATACTGCTGGTTCAAAGAACTAA
- a CDS encoding MoaD family protein, with product MPEIKFLSNLADITGEKSLTIEYDGEISGLIDNLDTKLEGKDFKATITDDAGEIKDFVKVLVNGNDIRGTGGLSSPIKDADEIVIFQTLAGG from the coding sequence ATGCCTGAAATAAAATTTTTATCAAATCTAGCAGATATAACTGGAGAAAAATCCCTGACCATTGAATATGATGGGGAAATATCTGGTTTAATTGATAATCTGGACACTAAACTTGAAGGAAAAGACTTTAAAGCCACCATCACCGATGATGCTGGTGAAATAAAGGATTTTGTGAAAGTTCTGGTCAATGGAAATGACATCAGGGGAACCGGTGGTTTGAGTTCTCCAATAAAGGACGCTGATGAAATAGTTATATTCCAGACTCTGGCCGGTGGTTAA
- a CDS encoding NifB/NifX family molybdenum-iron cluster-binding protein, producing MSIKVAVASSDGKYINQHFGMASQFLIFELDADGTHKFLELRENKPACSMEGHSELSMEESVKLISDCQAVLAGQIGPGAIDILLKNNINPYIAPTFIEDALDQLAGLKK from the coding sequence ATGTCCATAAAAGTAGCAGTTGCCAGTAGCGATGGAAAGTACATCAACCAGCATTTTGGAATGGCTTCCCAATTTCTGATTTTTGAGTTAGATGCTGATGGAACCCATAAGTTCTTGGAGTTGAGGGAAAACAAACCTGCCTGCAGCATGGAAGGTCACAGTGAATTATCAATGGAAGAAAGTGTTAAATTAATATCAGACTGCCAGGCAGTACTTGCCGGTCAAATCGGTCCAGGGGCCATTGACATACTGTTGAAAAACAATATAAATCCTTACATAGCACCAACATTTATTGAAGATGCATTGGACCAGCTGGCAGGTCTTAAAAAATAA
- a CDS encoding NifB/NifX family molybdenum-iron cluster-binding protein: MPIKVAAASSDGKFVNQHFGKAQKFLIFEIKDNGEHEFIELRETAPRCGGDPNLKEETIELISDCDVLLVNQIGPGAQKKLINRGVRPLIMPVFIEDALRKLYSLLQDG, from the coding sequence ATGCCTATCAAAGTAGCAGCAGCTAGTAGCGATGGAAAATTTGTAAACCAGCATTTCGGAAAGGCTCAAAAATTCCTGATATTTGAAATAAAAGATAATGGTGAACATGAATTCATTGAGCTTAGAGAAACAGCCCCCCGGTGTGGTGGAGATCCGAATTTAAAAGAGGAAACAATCGAATTAATTTCAGACTGTGATGTCCTATTGGTCAATCAGATTGGACCTGGAGCCCAGAAGAAACTGATAAATAGAGGAGTTAGACCCTTGATCATGCCTGTTTTCATAGAAGATGCTCTGAGAAAATTGTACTCACTGCTGCAAGATGGTTAA
- the cysK gene encoding cysteine synthase A, with protein sequence MVKIPELTRGIANDITETIGNTPLVRLNRISEGLDAEILVKLESFNPISSVKDRIGVALIEHGEEIGAIKPDSVLIEPTSGNTGIALAFVAAARGYRLILTIPDTMSIERRKLLATFGAEIVLTPGADGMPGAVAKAEELAAEIPNSVLPQQFKNPANPKIHRETTAQEIWRDTDGKVDIVVGGVGTGGTITGLAQALKEKKPEIKAVAVEPATSPVLSTGVKGPHKIQGIGAGFVPEVYDADLIDEVIPIKDEDAGAYLLRLAREEGILAGISSGAATRAAVELAQREENKGKQIVVILPDTGERYLSVGWVFEEIYKTYEDTIPQI encoded by the coding sequence ATGGTAAAGATACCGGAATTGACAAGAGGAATTGCAAACGATATAACCGAAACCATTGGAAACACACCACTGGTCAGGTTAAATAGAATAAGCGAAGGTTTAGATGCAGAAATATTAGTAAAACTTGAATCATTCAACCCCATCAGCAGTGTCAAAGACCGAATTGGAGTAGCACTAATTGAACACGGGGAAGAAATAGGAGCCATAAAACCGGATTCAGTTTTAATTGAACCCACCAGCGGGAACACTGGAATTGCCCTGGCATTTGTAGCTGCAGCAAGGGGATACCGATTAATACTCACCATTCCAGACACTATGTCCATTGAAAGAAGGAAACTTTTGGCAACCTTCGGTGCTGAAATAGTTTTAACACCAGGTGCAGATGGAATGCCTGGTGCAGTAGCCAAAGCTGAAGAACTGGCCGCAGAAATACCAAACTCTGTACTACCTCAGCAATTCAAAAATCCAGCAAACCCCAAAATCCACCGGGAAACCACTGCTCAGGAAATCTGGAGAGACACTGATGGAAAAGTGGACATCGTTGTGGGAGGAGTAGGTACTGGCGGAACCATCACCGGCCTCGCACAAGCTTTAAAGGAAAAGAAACCTGAAATCAAAGCAGTTGCAGTAGAACCCGCAACATCACCAGTCCTATCCACCGGAGTAAAAGGACCACATAAAATACAGGGAATCGGTGCCGGATTTGTGCCAGAAGTATACGATGCAGACCTTATTGACGAAGTCATTCCCATTAAAGATGAAGATGCCGGAGCATATCTATTAAGACTGGCCAGGGAAGAAGGAATTCTGGCAGGTATTTCATCAGGAGCAGCCACCCGTGCAGCAGTAGAACTTGCCCAGCGCGAAGAAAACAAAGGCAAACAGATAGTGGTTATACTACCTGACACCGGTGAACGGTACCTGAGTGTTGGATGGGTTTTCGAAGAGATTTACAAAACCTACGAAGACACAATTCCTCAAATATAA
- the cysE gene encoding serine O-acetyltransferase: protein MFDRIKEDLEMVRMRDPAARSTLEIFFCYPGLHAIWLHRLASWFWNHKLLFLGRFTSTINRLLTGIEIHPGATIGKRVFIDHGMGVVIGETAEVGEDVLIYQGVVLGGTSLEKIKRHPTIGNGVVIGSGAKIIGNIKIGDASKIGAGSVVLKPVPAGSTCVGIPGRVVQEERKCAIDLDHGELPDPVAEVISLLLKRQDEMEAQIKELGITSTVMKANGLLTRKTEMEEIFSEGAGI, encoded by the coding sequence ATGTTTGATAGGATAAAAGAAGATCTGGAAATGGTACGTATGCGGGACCCTGCCGCCCGAAGCACTCTGGAAATATTCTTCTGCTATCCGGGTTTACATGCTATCTGGCTCCATAGACTAGCCAGCTGGTTCTGGAACCACAAACTATTATTTTTAGGTCGATTCACATCAACCATAAACCGCCTGTTAACCGGGATCGAGATACACCCCGGTGCCACCATTGGCAAAAGAGTGTTTATAGATCATGGGATGGGGGTGGTTATTGGTGAAACTGCAGAAGTGGGAGAAGATGTACTGATTTACCAGGGAGTAGTCCTGGGAGGTACCAGCCTGGAGAAGATAAAAAGACATCCCACCATTGGAAATGGTGTGGTTATAGGCTCTGGAGCCAAGATCATCGGTAACATTAAAATTGGGGATGCCTCCAAGATAGGTGCAGGATCAGTTGTCCTGAAACCCGTTCCTGCGGGTTCAACCTGCGTTGGTATACCTGGAAGGGTAGTGCAGGAAGAACGCAAATGCGCCATTGATTTAGATCACGGGGAGTTACCAGACCCTGTGGCAGAAGTTATCAGCTTACTTTTAAAACGTCAGGATGAAATGGAAGCCCAGATCAAAGAACTGGGAATTACCTCAACGGTGATGAAAGCTAACGGCCTGTTAACCCGCAAAACTGAGATGGAAGAAATTTTCTCAGAAGGTGCAGGAATATAA
- a CDS encoding helix-turn-helix domain-containing protein, whose product MRPPCEIVVWYVIPTIRSELAKELLNLGMKQKEISELLDITQPAVSQYISDKRGHGLKFNDETQNLIREFAKGLVEEKYNQRDIIPHVCQICKKVKTDEILCQLHKEKGKMPTDCDACMSSHLVE is encoded by the coding sequence ATGAGACCTCCATGTGAAATAGTAGTGTGGTACGTTATCCCCACCATAAGATCTGAACTGGCCAAGGAACTCCTGAATCTGGGCATGAAACAGAAGGAGATTTCTGAGCTTTTGGATATAACTCAACCCGCAGTTTCTCAGTACATCAGTGATAAAAGAGGACACGGTTTAAAATTCAATGATGAAACCCAGAACCTCATCCGAGAATTTGCCAAGGGTCTGGTGGAAGAAAAATATAATCAAAGGGATATAATACCACACGTTTGTCAAATATGTAAAAAAGTAAAGACTGATGAGATTCTCTGTCAGCTACACAAAGAAAAAGGAAAAATGCCAACTGATTGTGACGCCTGTATGTCATCTCACTTAGTGGAATAA
- a CDS encoding carboxypeptidase regulatory-like domain-containing protein → MKYKKHGAVLLTAFFLAVIICSTVCAADSNDNSIISTTDPSGIQSQEAPVESEQNNSSSQTVVDPIISGTVLNGSSNTGLGGVTIRVFDSGSNLMAETITGADGSYQVNFNNPGTVFQVAAIRLGYLSYSKEINVTPNANNPLDPNLYGTANFRLYALPVYSGNASSYVLNVGAIPGILLDIYAGKSSAWVDSNGIPYSEGEGIPLEVRLLAGDLLAGLLNVNSTGDQGLVTGGILPGNLPSLLQLLGLNVGALVGVADSSTNPPEASGGSSLVSLQLSLLNLIQIINLGVINANSSVIPDFDTGTLTSSSSVGSTANILVLGGLLEINALDVHATAIANGEPGGASAIYDWTVADIKLLGISILDQLRINGVVQIPGVLRIALSDKTEITSPDGTHAFASGDALNIELLNIIPGYELLTLTLGHAQAEASVPLGGLDVGTADLGIDKVVNTLTPNYMEEITFTLTAHNYGPDDATNVQVTDLLPAGFEWVSDDSNNSYNPVTGIWNIGNLANGTSAVLHIIARVIVSNTTITNMVSINGTEHDLNPDNDQDSVTVTVSPASDLTITKTVNNPTPQYLETITYTITIHNNGPDNATGVTSTDTLPTGLQYISDDSNGAYNTSNGIWTIGTLTNGATTILHILAQVMVSNTQITNIATVNGTNYDQNNTNNETNTTITIGPASDLTITKTVDNPTPNYLETITYTITIHNNGPDNATGVTSTDTLPTGLQYISDDSNGAYNTSNGIWTIGTLTNGATTILHILAQVMVSNTQITNIATVNGTNYDQNNTNDETNTTINIGPASDLTITKTVDNPTPNYLETITYTITIHNNGPDNANGVIVTDLLPTGLRYIQDDSGNTYNPTTGIWNIGTLNNNTNAVLHILAQVMVSNTQITNIATINGTNYDQNNTNNETNTTINIGPASDLTITKTVNNPTPQYLETITYTITIHNNGPDNATGVTSTDTLPTGLQYISDDSNGAYNTSKGIWTIGTLTNGATTILHILAQVMVSNTQITNIATVNGTNYDQNNTNNETNTTITIPPASDLGIAITVNNAHPKYLDFVEFTLTANNYGPDDAPNAKVNFTAPAGLRYVSDDTNGSFNSTTGLWSIGFMATNSMAVMHLIMQAMASNVQMTVEAVITDPDPNLASGFYDPNPDNNRATASVSPYSVSDPGNPTTTTDSGNPTTSSEKTVGMQTTGIPIGGILMAILMIFAGISVSKRK, encoded by the coding sequence GTGAAATACAAGAAACATGGAGCAGTTCTTCTGACAGCATTTTTTTTAGCGGTGATAATTTGTAGTACGGTTTGTGCGGCTGATTCTAATGATAACTCCATCATTTCCACTACAGATCCTTCCGGAATCCAATCACAGGAGGCTCCTGTAGAATCTGAGCAAAATAACAGTAGTTCACAGACAGTAGTAGATCCCATAATATCTGGTACAGTATTAAATGGTTCATCAAATACTGGATTGGGAGGAGTCACCATCCGAGTCTTCGATTCTGGCAGCAATCTTATGGCAGAAACAATAACTGGAGCTGATGGTTCATATCAGGTAAATTTCAACAATCCCGGAACAGTTTTTCAGGTTGCAGCAATCAGGTTGGGTTATTTGTCTTACTCTAAAGAAATAAACGTAACCCCTAATGCCAACAATCCATTGGATCCCAATCTTTACGGTACTGCGAACTTCAGATTATATGCTTTGCCAGTCTACAGCGGTAATGCTTCAAGTTATGTATTGAACGTAGGAGCGATTCCAGGAATTTTACTGGATATATACGCCGGAAAATCGAGTGCCTGGGTTGATAGCAATGGAATACCTTACAGTGAAGGTGAAGGTATACCATTGGAAGTCAGACTGCTTGCCGGTGATTTGCTTGCCGGTTTATTGAATGTGAATTCAACAGGTGATCAGGGTTTGGTGACTGGAGGGATACTTCCAGGGAATTTACCCAGCTTATTACAACTTTTAGGACTCAATGTGGGTGCTCTAGTTGGAGTTGCTGATTCAAGCACCAATCCCCCAGAAGCAAGTGGAGGAAGCAGTTTAGTATCTCTACAACTGAGTCTACTAAATTTAATCCAGATCATAAACTTAGGAGTTATAAATGCAAATAGCAGTGTAATACCTGATTTTGATACTGGTACCTTGACTAGTTCCTCAAGTGTTGGAAGCACAGCCAATATATTAGTTCTCGGCGGATTACTTGAAATAAATGCTTTAGATGTTCATGCAACTGCGATTGCAAATGGTGAACCTGGAGGAGCTTCGGCAATCTATGATTGGACTGTGGCGGACATAAAACTCCTCGGAATAAGTATTTTAGACCAGCTCAGGATAAATGGTGTTGTTCAAATCCCGGGAGTGCTGAGAATAGCACTGAGTGATAAGACAGAGATAACTTCTCCTGATGGCACTCATGCCTTTGCTTCAGGGGATGCTTTAAACATTGAACTTCTCAACATCATACCAGGTTATGAGTTATTAACCCTGACCCTAGGCCATGCCCAAGCAGAAGCAAGTGTACCTTTAGGTGGTTTAGATGTAGGAACTGCGGATCTGGGAATTGATAAAGTTGTGAATACCCTGACTCCCAACTATATGGAAGAAATCACATTCACTCTAACTGCGCATAACTACGGACCAGATGATGCTACCAATGTTCAGGTGACTGATCTGTTACCTGCAGGGTTTGAATGGGTTTCTGATGATTCTAACAATTCATACAATCCTGTAACTGGAATCTGGAATATCGGAAATCTGGCCAACGGCACCAGTGCGGTGTTACATATCATAGCACGGGTCATTGTATCTAACACTACCATAACCAACATGGTCAGCATCAATGGAACAGAACATGATCTGAACCCTGATAATGATCAGGACTCGGTTACTGTAACTGTTAGTCCTGCATCCGACCTAACCATAACCAAAACCGTAAATAACCCCACACCACAATACCTCGAAACCATAACCTACACCATAACCATACACAACAACGGACCAGACAACGCAACCGGAGTAACATCAACCGACACACTACCAACAGGACTACAATACATCTCCGACGACAGCAACGGAGCATACAACACCTCAAACGGCATATGGACAATAGGAACCCTAACCAACGGCGCAACCACCATACTCCACATCCTAGCACAAGTAATGGTTTCCAACACACAAATAACCAACATAGCCACAGTCAACGGAACCAACTACGACCAGAACAACACCAACAACGAAACCAACACCACCATAACCATAGGACCCGCCAGTGACCTAACCATAACCAAAACCGTGGATAATCCTACACCCAACTACCTCGAAACCATAACCTACACCATAACCATACACAACAACGGACCAGACAACGCAACCGGAGTAACATCAACCGACACACTACCAACAGGACTACAATACATCTCCGACGACTCCAACGGAGCATACAACACCTCAAACGGCATATGGACAATAGGAACCCTAACCAACGGCGCAACCACCATACTACACATCCTAGCACAAGTAATGGTTTCCAACACACAAATAACCAACATAGCCACAGTCAACGGAACCAACTACGACCAAAACAACACCAATGACGAAACCAACACCACCATCAACATAGGACCCGCCAGTGACCTAACCATAACCAAAACCGTGGATAATCCTACACCCAACTACCTCGAAACCATAACCTACACCATAACCATACACAACAACGGACCAGACAATGCCAATGGAGTAATCGTGACTGACCTACTACCAACAGGATTAAGGTACATCCAAGATGATAGCGGCAACACATACAACCCCACAACCGGAATATGGAATATCGGAACACTAAACAACAATACAAATGCAGTGCTCCATATTTTAGCACAAGTAATGGTCTCTAACACACAAATAACCAACATAGCCACAATCAACGGAACCAACTACGACCAAAACAACACCAACAACGAAACCAACACCACCATCAACATAGGACCCGCCAGTGACCTAACCATAACCAAAACCGTAAATAACCCCACACCACAATACCTCGAAACCATAACCTACACCATAACCATACACAACAACGGACCAGACAACGCAACCGGAGTAACATCAACCGACACACTACCAACAGGACTACAATACATCTCCGACGACAGCAACGGAGCATACAACACCTCAAAGGGCATATGGACAATAGGAACCCTAACCAACGGCGCAACCACCATACTACACATCCTAGCACAAGTAATGGTTTCCAACACACAAATAACCAACATAGCCACAGTCAACGGAACCAACTACGACCAAAACAACACCAACAACGAAACCAACACCACCATAACCATACCACCAGCATCCGATCTTGGTATTGCCATAACTGTAAACAATGCCCATCCTAAATATCTGGATTTTGTAGAGTTTACATTAACAGCGAACAATTACGGGCCTGATGATGCACCTAATGCCAAAGTGAATTTCACAGCACCTGCCGGACTTCGCTACGTATCGGATGATACTAATGGTTCATTCAATTCAACAACTGGTTTATGGAGTATTGGTTTCATGGCTACGAATTCAATGGCTGTTATGCATTTAATAATGCAAGCTATGGCTTCAAATGTTCAGATGACTGTTGAGGCTGTGATAACTGATCCAGACCCCAATTTAGCTTCAGGATTCTACGATCCAAATCCAGACAACAACCGGGCAACTGCTTCAGTTTCACCATATTCAGTATCTGATCCAGGAAATCCAACCACAACCACTGATTCGGGCAACCCCACAACCTCATCAGAAAAAACTGTTGGTATGCAAACTACGGGAATACCCATTGGTGGGATATTAATGGCGATACTGATGATCTTCGCCGGAATATCCGTGTCAAAAAGGAAGTAA